A single genomic interval of Zunongwangia sp. HGR-M22 harbors:
- the upp gene encoding uracil phosphoribosyltransferase, producing MHVHHLLNNNSIANKFIAQLRDTSIQNDRMRFRRNIERLGEILSYELSKKLNYSSEEITSPLGISKVSLPKNEIVICSILRAGLPLHTGILNYFDDAENSFISAYRHHPNDDKEFEIKVEYLASPSIEGKTLVLADPMLATGRSFVNVMHALKEMGTPKEIHLVAVIGAEEGLKLLDDEFPPHTHLWIAAIDKELDSRGYIVPGLGDAGDLCFGNKKQH from the coding sequence ATGCACGTTCATCATTTACTTAATAATAACTCTATTGCTAATAAATTTATTGCCCAACTTCGTGATACCAGTATACAAAATGACCGTATGCGCTTCCGTAGAAATATAGAGCGATTGGGTGAAATATTGAGCTATGAATTAAGTAAAAAACTGAATTATTCTTCAGAAGAAATTACTAGTCCGCTTGGGATTTCTAAAGTTTCTTTACCGAAAAACGAAATTGTGATTTGTTCGATTTTAAGAGCCGGATTACCACTACACACCGGTATTCTTAATTATTTTGATGATGCTGAAAACTCTTTTATTTCAGCCTATCGCCATCATCCAAATGACGATAAAGAATTTGAAATTAAAGTAGAATACTTGGCTTCTCCTTCAATCGAAGGCAAAACTTTGGTGCTTGCAGACCCTATGTTAGCCACAGGTCGATCTTTTGTAAATGTGATGCATGCGCTGAAAGAAATGGGTACCCCAAAGGAAATTCATCTTGTAGCCGTTATTGGAGCCGAAGAAGGTTTGAAACTTCTAGATGACGAATTCCCTCCACATACTCATTTATGGATTGCTGCTATCGATAAAGAATTAGATAGTCGCGGATATATTGTTCCAGGACTTGGGGACGCAGGTGATCTTTGCTTCGGAAATAAAAAACAGCATTAA
- a CDS encoding FMN-binding glutamate synthase family protein produces MREAIRFTLIVAVIVGLIICTIIWPAWGFSILGVVLFGIGIYDIFQKEHTILRNFPLLGHMRYLLELISPEIHQYFIENDTDGKPIDRNHRSYIYQRAKLEKETHPFGTQLNVEAENFKWMQHSIYPSKVKEDYPRVVIGGPDCKQVYSASLFNISAMSYGSLSKNAIEALNKGAKAGNFFHDTGEGGISDYHRNGGDLVWEIGTGYFGCRADDGNFDPKLFEEKANWPEVKMIEIKISQGAKPGHGGVLPASKNNKEIAEIRGVEPHTDVLSPPGHSAFSDAESLLKFVKQLRDLSNGKPVGFKLSIGSKDEFLEICEKMGETGIKPDFITVDGAEGGTGAAPIDFSNYVGMPWEKALIFVVDVLNGYDLKKDIKIITATKIITAFDIFKALSIGADVCNSARGMMLALGCIQALRCDSNKCPTGVATNNTRLMNGLVVEDKWKRVKNYQEQTLDDFLELFAAAGCTDLSELNRNLINKKINDEIKPYSVFYPSVATGSYLKEELITP; encoded by the coding sequence ATGCGCGAAGCCATACGTTTTACACTTATCGTAGCTGTAATAGTAGGATTAATTATTTGTACAATTATATGGCCGGCATGGGGATTTTCGATTCTCGGAGTAGTGCTTTTTGGTATCGGTATATATGATATCTTTCAGAAAGAACATACCATTTTAAGAAACTTTCCGCTTTTGGGGCATATGCGCTATCTATTAGAATTGATAAGTCCTGAAATCCACCAATATTTTATAGAAAATGATACTGACGGTAAACCAATTGATCGTAACCATAGAAGTTATATTTATCAACGTGCAAAATTAGAGAAAGAAACACATCCTTTTGGAACGCAGCTTAACGTTGAAGCAGAGAACTTTAAATGGATGCAGCATAGCATTTATCCATCTAAAGTTAAAGAAGATTATCCAAGGGTGGTTATTGGAGGACCAGATTGTAAGCAGGTATATTCTGCTTCGCTATTTAATATTTCAGCAATGAGTTATGGTTCGCTTAGCAAAAATGCTATTGAAGCTTTAAATAAAGGAGCCAAGGCTGGTAACTTTTTTCATGATACTGGGGAAGGCGGTATATCAGATTATCATAGAAACGGAGGAGATTTGGTATGGGAAATAGGTACAGGATATTTTGGTTGTCGTGCCGATGATGGAAATTTTGATCCTAAGCTCTTTGAAGAAAAAGCCAACTGGCCGGAAGTTAAAATGATCGAAATTAAAATTTCTCAGGGTGCAAAACCAGGACATGGTGGTGTTTTACCGGCTTCGAAAAATAATAAAGAAATTGCTGAAATTAGAGGAGTAGAGCCGCATACAGATGTATTATCTCCTCCCGGACATTCCGCTTTTAGTGATGCTGAATCTTTACTGAAATTTGTAAAGCAGCTACGCGATTTATCCAATGGAAAACCAGTCGGCTTCAAATTGAGTATCGGCTCTAAAGATGAATTCCTGGAGATTTGCGAAAAAATGGGAGAGACAGGTATAAAACCAGATTTTATTACAGTAGATGGTGCTGAAGGAGGAACAGGTGCAGCACCAATAGATTTTTCTAATTATGTGGGAATGCCATGGGAAAAAGCATTAATATTTGTAGTTGATGTGCTTAATGGCTACGACCTGAAAAAGGATATCAAGATAATTACTGCGACAAAAATCATAACTGCTTTTGATATTTTTAAAGCCTTAAGTATCGGTGCTGATGTTTGTAACTCGGCAAGAGGGATGATGCTAGCACTTGGATGCATACAAGCTTTAAGATGTGATTCTAATAAATGTCCAACGGGTGTAGCTACTAACAATACAAGATTGATGAATGGTTTAGTGGTAGAAGATAAATGGAAGCGTGTTAAAAACTATCAGGAACAAACTTTAGATGATTTTCTAGAGCTATTTGCTGCAGCAGGATGTACTGATCTTTCAGAATTAAACCGAAATTTAATTAATAAAAAGATAAATGATGAGATAAAACCATATTCGGTATTTTATCCTTCAGTAGCTACAGGTTCTTATTTAAAAGAAGAACTAATAACTCCATAA
- a CDS encoding universal stress protein, giving the protein MKKVLIALDYHPNSEIVATAGYELAKKMNAEVCILHVLADVSHYGVNYSNFLGYPGYQNMGFDLGVTTQLQEMAEDYLKTAKKQFDDDKVSTALEIGDSYRGILKYSEEWGADLIVMGTHSHSTIEKVLVGTVASKVLEKTNVPVYMIPIKK; this is encoded by the coding sequence ATGAAAAAAGTTTTGATCGCCTTGGATTATCATCCAAATTCAGAAATAGTAGCTACCGCTGGTTATGAACTTGCGAAAAAGATGAACGCAGAAGTATGTATTCTTCATGTATTAGCCGACGTTTCTCATTACGGAGTAAATTATTCTAACTTTTTAGGATATCCTGGATACCAGAATATGGGATTCGATTTGGGAGTTACCACACAATTGCAAGAAATGGCAGAAGATTATTTGAAAACGGCCAAAAAGCAATTTGATGACGACAAAGTTAGTACGGCGTTGGAAATTGGTGACAGTTATCGTGGTATCCTGAAATACTCTGAAGAATGGGGCGCAGATCTAATTGTAATGGGAACACATAGCCATTCTACCATTGAAAAAGTATTAGTAGGAACAGTGGCATCAAAAGTATTAGAAAAAACTAATGTGCCAGTTTATATGATTCCCATAAAAAAATAA
- a CDS encoding ferritin-like domain-containing protein, with product MVKVKDPKSIANALKELLEKNHDAGEVYKDGIEEAESDLLKDFILTQASQRARFAKELERELYQLDEVPSSCGTFQGTLERTWMDIRTIFMENKDEAILAECLKGEQESAEEYERAIEKYDFSEDVLRALNGQLDEIKYTVNKVSKIKDLETY from the coding sequence ATGGTAAAAGTAAAAGATCCCAAAAGTATAGCTAATGCACTAAAAGAACTTTTGGAGAAAAATCACGATGCAGGAGAGGTTTACAAAGATGGAATTGAGGAAGCGGAAAGTGATCTTTTAAAAGATTTCATTTTAACACAGGCAAGTCAACGGGCTAGATTCGCTAAAGAATTAGAGCGCGAACTTTATCAATTAGATGAAGTTCCTTCTTCTTGTGGAACATTTCAGGGAACTTTAGAACGTACCTGGATGGATATTAGAACCATTTTTATGGAAAATAAAGATGAAGCTATTTTAGCAGAATGCTTAAAAGGAGAACAAGAAAGTGCCGAGGAATACGAACGAGCTATCGAAAAATATGATTTTAGTGAAGACGTACTTCGAGCACTAAATGGACAATTAGACGAAATAAAATATACGGTTAATAAAGTATCTAAAATAAAAGATCTTGAGACCTACTAA
- a CDS encoding DUF1697 domain-containing protein, with protein sequence MGTSIAILKGINVGGHKKILMAELRELLSEDGILENIKTYIQSGNIIFNSSEYNTATLEHFIQKKIKGHYGFEVQTIVISARRLESIINESPYSEVDIKRLHCCFFKSEPIIQNRQKLEVFDAAPDEFKIAKDCVYICCATERYSKSQINNSVAEKILKINCTTRNWKTCLKLLEISKSL encoded by the coding sequence ATGGGAACAAGCATAGCGATTTTAAAAGGTATAAATGTTGGCGGTCATAAAAAAATACTAATGGCAGAACTTAGGGAATTGCTAAGTGAAGATGGTATACTCGAAAATATAAAAACCTATATCCAAAGCGGGAACATAATCTTTAATTCTTCTGAATATAATACCGCTACTTTAGAGCATTTTATTCAGAAAAAAATAAAAGGGCATTATGGTTTTGAAGTGCAAACGATCGTGATTTCGGCTAGAAGATTAGAAAGTATTATTAACGAAAGTCCTTATTCAGAAGTAGATATTAAGCGTTTGCATTGCTGTTTTTTTAAATCTGAGCCTATAATCCAAAATCGCCAAAAACTGGAAGTTTTCGATGCCGCTCCAGATGAATTTAAAATTGCCAAAGACTGTGTATATATTTGCTGTGCTACAGAGCGGTATAGTAAATCGCAAATAAATAATAGTGTTGCTGAAAAGATTTTGAAAATTAATTGCACCACCAGAAATTGGAAAACTTGTTTAAAGTTATTAGAAATTTCTAAGTCTTTATGA
- a CDS encoding DUF6134 family protein: protein MKSLFTLFTILLLELNCYAQTEKYTFSVIHKDDKIGELNAIKERKGGQTQYTTKTNIETRILAKISVNYTFDVFFEEAQFQKSNVEIYLNGKERTKTKTLKANKGYNFYESGDWEKNITTPVSYCCVQLIFEEPIGKSTVYSEETGVFHSLKKIGEHSYAKENEKGRESIFHYKNGILYKAEIDAGIIEFDLMLQRS from the coding sequence ATGAAATCGCTTTTTACTCTTTTCACGATTTTATTGCTTGAACTAAATTGTTACGCTCAGACAGAAAAATATACTTTCTCAGTAATTCACAAAGATGATAAAATAGGTGAACTAAATGCGATTAAAGAAAGAAAAGGAGGCCAAACGCAATACACTACAAAAACAAATATTGAAACTCGCATTTTAGCTAAAATAAGCGTTAATTATACTTTTGATGTGTTTTTTGAAGAAGCTCAATTTCAAAAATCTAATGTTGAAATTTATTTGAATGGAAAAGAACGAACAAAAACAAAAACGCTAAAAGCCAATAAGGGTTATAATTTTTACGAGTCGGGAGATTGGGAAAAAAATATAACTACTCCCGTCTCTTATTGTTGTGTACAGCTCATTTTTGAAGAACCCATAGGGAAAAGTACGGTTTACAGTGAGGAAACTGGCGTTTTTCACAGTTTAAAAAAGATTGGCGAACATTCTTATGCTAAAGAGAATGAAAAAGGTAGAGAAAGTATATTTCATTATAAAAATGGAATACTTTACAAAGCAGAAATTGATGCAGGAATTATAGAATTTGATCTAATGCTACAGCGATCATAA
- a CDS encoding helix-turn-helix domain-containing protein — MSYFGKNIRKIRNVKKLSQQAFAELFDLKRGTLGAYEEERSEPRIETIIRIANYFSISIDDLLTSELTVNKLLKFKDDLDFHGTFHKEKFTKVPCVTAKSEADYLQYYDKPHFIEDLPKLHLPINSEKKLRGYIISNLEMTNNDKGYCPKDVVIGEKIEQESYTKIANGNLVLIMVHDKLLLRKFYHSDEHITLRATNKNIDDIKIQLKDIKEMWCVKYCFLKRIPENHNVEIEQKLSFLEQEFMKLKENFK; from the coding sequence ATGTCGTATTTCGGTAAAAATATTAGGAAGATAAGGAATGTTAAGAAATTAAGTCAGCAGGCTTTTGCTGAACTTTTTGATCTAAAACGTGGTACACTGGGGGCTTACGAGGAAGAAAGAAGCGAACCAAGGATTGAAACTATTATCAGGATTGCTAATTATTTTAGTATATCTATTGATGATTTGCTAACGAGCGAGTTAACCGTAAATAAATTATTGAAGTTTAAGGACGATCTTGATTTTCACGGTACTTTCCACAAAGAGAAATTCACTAAAGTTCCCTGTGTAACTGCTAAAAGTGAAGCTGATTATCTACAATATTATGACAAACCCCATTTTATTGAAGATTTACCAAAACTTCATTTACCAATTAATTCAGAAAAAAAATTAAGAGGTTATATTATTTCTAATCTGGAAATGACGAATAATGACAAAGGATATTGTCCTAAAGATGTGGTTATAGGTGAAAAAATAGAACAAGAAAGTTACACAAAAATAGCCAATGGTAATCTTGTACTTATTATGGTGCACGATAAATTGCTTCTCCGAAAATTTTACCATTCTGATGAACATATCACTTTAAGAGCCACCAATAAAAATATCGACGATATTAAAATTCAACTTAAAGATATAAAAGAGATGTGGTGTGTAAAATATTGCTTTCTGAAACGAATCCCCGAAAATCATAATGTTGAGATTGAACAAAAATTAAGTTTTTTAGAACAGGAATTCATGAAACTGAAGGAAAATTTTAAATAA
- a CDS encoding CesT family type III secretion system chaperone, translated as MKNHYQITKNFLLELNFDIEFENESEGILMIQKESFGIKNLILGVAPPILIMEQFLFRINNQSEKIFRSLLQKNRDIIHGAFVLDDSGEKVIFRDTLQIENLDLNELEGSLNSLSLLMSEYSEKIIEFSKY; from the coding sequence ATGAAAAATCACTATCAGATCACCAAAAATTTTCTGCTAGAATTAAACTTTGATATCGAATTCGAAAACGAAAGCGAAGGGATATTAATGATTCAAAAAGAAAGCTTTGGCATTAAAAACCTAATTCTGGGTGTCGCACCGCCTATTTTAATTATGGAGCAGTTTTTATTCAGAATTAATAACCAGTCAGAAAAGATTTTCCGTAGCCTTTTGCAAAAGAACCGCGATATTATTCATGGCGCCTTTGTGCTCGACGATTCCGGAGAAAAAGTGATCTTTAGAGATACCCTTCAAATAGAAAACTTAGATCTTAATGAATTGGAAGGATCCTTAAATTCACTCAGTTTATTAATGAGTGAGTATTCAGAAAAAATTATAGAATTTTCAAAATATTAA
- a CDS encoding PspA/IM30 family protein, whose product MNIFKRLFKIGEAEANSAIDNMEDPIKLTEQGIRDLKQDLEKNMEALAQVKALAIRAKNDQDEYLDKKEDYHNKAILILKKGERGEMDKTESDRLAREALVKKGEAQKHVERSEEEAKKFNENVAQLERNIQTIKSNISNWENELKTLKARVKVSNATKSLNKQMAEIDSSSTVSMLERMKEKVAQEEALAEAYGDIAGASKSIDDELEKAASTTEAKAEDDLSKLKDQLGLNDDKK is encoded by the coding sequence ATGAACATTTTTAAACGATTATTTAAAATAGGAGAAGCTGAAGCTAATTCGGCTATCGACAATATGGAAGATCCCATCAAGTTAACTGAACAGGGAATTAGAGATCTTAAACAAGATTTAGAAAAAAACATGGAAGCTTTAGCGCAAGTAAAAGCTTTAGCTATTAGAGCTAAAAATGACCAGGATGAATATCTTGATAAAAAAGAAGATTATCACAATAAAGCGATTTTAATCTTGAAGAAAGGAGAACGAGGCGAGATGGATAAAACCGAATCAGATCGTTTAGCTCGTGAAGCTTTAGTGAAAAAAGGAGAAGCTCAAAAACATGTAGAACGCTCTGAAGAAGAAGCGAAAAAGTTCAACGAAAATGTAGCGCAGTTAGAGCGAAATATTCAAACCATTAAATCGAATATTAGTAACTGGGAAAACGAGCTTAAAACACTTAAAGCCCGTGTTAAAGTGAGCAACGCTACGAAGAGCCTAAATAAGCAAATGGCTGAAATTGATAGTAGTAGTACGGTTTCTATGTTAGAGCGAATGAAAGAAAAAGTAGCGCAGGAAGAAGCTTTGGCTGAAGCCTATGGCGATATCGCCGGTGCTTCTAAATCTATAGATGATGAGCTTGAAAAAGCAGCAAGTACTACAGAAGCAAAAGCGGAAGATGATCTTAGCAAACTCAAAGATCAACTTGGATTAAATGATGATAAAAAATAA
- a CDS encoding SPFH domain-containing protein, protein MNQILPIIGIGLGGILFLIVVYFAIIAMFYKKVPQGRAIVRTGFGGTKVATDKGLYVVPVFHKVEVMDISVKKIQIERMEHEGLICKDNMRADIKVAFFVRVNNDISFIKRVAQTIGVDRASRIETLEDLFEAKFSEALKTVGKKFDFIELYEARREFRDEIVNIIGTDLNGYTLEDCAIDFLEQTPITHLKPDNILDAEGIKKITELTAVQNMKANLIKRDEQKTIRKQDVEAREAILELDKQLAEKEEAQKREIANIKARENAEVSKVAEEERLKSESARIATEEKVKVAEENMNRQIIVAAKNKERTEAVESERVEKDRMLEATERERIVTLAQIEKEKVLEVEKKNIQDVIRDRVMLEKGVVEEQENMKDIQAFKTADREKQVKVTIAEANAQEQLIKTIKAAEAQKEAAKQKAEEINIEAQAHKEASEKEAEARKTIAEAKAKEEATIGLSEAEVMHAKADASERQGLMEALIIEKKAKAEAAGMEAKAEASRKEGKAAADVIRDKALADAAGIEEKAAAMKKLDGVGKEHEEFKLKLDKELQVDLAHINIQKDIADAQAHVISDALKAAKIDIVGGETMFFDQIIGQITRGKGFDRLVQNSSNIQDLKDSILGSDDIQGNLLTKVREFSEKYGISSEDIKNLTIANLIMELKGRSNDKNEQTMLGNLFNLAKGLGLSDKRVSTLKV, encoded by the coding sequence ATGAATCAAATCTTACCAATTATCGGAATTGGATTAGGGGGAATACTGTTCCTAATCGTAGTATACTTCGCAATAATTGCGATGTTTTACAAGAAAGTTCCACAAGGCCGTGCGATCGTTCGTACTGGTTTTGGCGGAACCAAAGTAGCCACAGATAAAGGACTTTACGTGGTACCTGTTTTCCACAAAGTGGAAGTGATGGATATCTCTGTAAAGAAAATCCAGATCGAAAGAATGGAGCACGAAGGTCTTATTTGTAAAGACAATATGCGTGCAGATATTAAAGTAGCCTTTTTTGTTCGGGTGAATAATGATATCTCTTTCATTAAAAGAGTAGCACAAACCATTGGGGTAGATCGCGCCTCAAGAATCGAAACTTTAGAGGATCTTTTTGAAGCTAAATTTTCTGAAGCTTTAAAAACAGTAGGTAAAAAGTTCGATTTTATCGAATTATACGAAGCACGTCGCGAATTTAGAGACGAGATTGTGAACATCATTGGTACCGATCTTAATGGTTATACTTTAGAAGATTGTGCGATCGACTTTTTAGAGCAAACACCAATTACGCATTTAAAGCCAGATAATATTCTGGATGCGGAAGGGATCAAGAAGATTACCGAGCTTACCGCTGTTCAGAATATGAAAGCGAACCTTATTAAGCGAGATGAGCAAAAAACTATAAGAAAGCAGGATGTTGAAGCTCGCGAAGCTATTCTGGAATTAGATAAGCAATTAGCTGAAAAAGAAGAAGCTCAAAAACGTGAGATCGCAAACATCAAGGCACGAGAAAATGCCGAAGTAAGTAAAGTGGCGGAAGAAGAACGTTTAAAATCGGAATCTGCTAGAATTGCCACGGAAGAAAAAGTAAAAGTTGCCGAAGAAAATATGAACCGCCAAATCATTGTAGCGGCGAAAAACAAAGAACGAACCGAAGCCGTAGAAAGCGAAAGAGTAGAGAAAGATCGAATGTTAGAGGCTACCGAAAGAGAACGTATCGTTACCTTGGCTCAGATTGAAAAAGAGAAAGTTCTTGAAGTAGAGAAGAAAAACATTCAGGATGTCATAAGAGATCGAGTAATGTTAGAAAAAGGAGTGGTAGAAGAGCAGGAGAATATGAAAGATATCCAAGCCTTTAAAACTGCCGATCGTGAAAAGCAAGTAAAAGTTACTATTGCTGAAGCGAATGCTCAAGAACAATTAATTAAAACCATTAAAGCTGCGGAAGCACAAAAAGAAGCTGCCAAGCAAAAAGCCGAAGAAATTAATATCGAAGCGCAGGCACATAAAGAAGCCAGCGAAAAAGAAGCAGAAGCCAGAAAAACCATTGCTGAAGCCAAAGCGAAAGAGGAAGCAACCATTGGTTTATCTGAAGCTGAAGTAATGCACGCTAAAGCAGATGCCAGCGAGAGACAAGGACTTATGGAAGCGCTTATTATCGAGAAAAAAGCCAAAGCTGAAGCGGCCGGAATGGAAGCTAAAGCTGAAGCCAGCAGAAAAGAAGGAAAAGCTGCAGCCGATGTGATTAGAGATAAAGCACTAGCCGATGCTGCCGGTATCGAAGAAAAAGCTGCTGCAATGAAGAAACTTGATGGTGTAGGCAAAGAACACGAAGAATTTAAGTTGAAATTGGATAAAGAATTACAGGTAGATTTGGCACATATCAATATCCAAAAAGATATTGCAGATGCACAGGCGCATGTAATTAGTGATGCACTTAAAGCCGCGAAGATTGATATTGTTGGTGGAGAAACTATGTTCTTCGATCAGATCATTGGGCAGATTACCAGAGGTAAAGGATTCGATAGATTGGTACAGAACAGTTCTAACATTCAGGACCTAAAGGACTCGATCTTAGGCAGTGATGATATTCAGGGGAATTTGCTAACCAAAGTTCGTGAGTTTTCAGAAAAATACGGAATCTCTTCCGAAGATATCAAAAACCTAACGATCGCTAATTTGATCATGGAATTAAAAGGGCGCTCTAACGACAAAAATGAGCAAACCATGTTAGGCAATTTATTCAACCTGGCTAAAGGTTTAGGATTGTCTGATAAGCGAGTTTCAACCTTAAAGGTTTAA
- a CDS encoding putative phage abortive infection protein encodes MKVFTERSSKILFLIGIVVLIISIPLFLYKEDFTLLIDSEKIAHFGDFIGGLIGSLWSAAAFILFYVALKDQREDIQINRDTLRQQIKEFQLQTKELEDTRLVLKDQNITFKVQQFENTFFQLLRLHHEIIDKLTFDINVGGFTTGIAEKRSVFKSIANKTEGLIRSKNSVKSPDGFGGIINTPDTPPLTEIANERLDKIFEEDLDELYQEALSHYFRNLYHIFKFIHLSDLIENNRKKFYSSIVRAQLSSDELFLIFYNSICGRGYPRFLFFIKEYNLLENFDFKRIYEFPFHSKIYESKLNDLKSDLELN; translated from the coding sequence ATGAAAGTTTTCACAGAAAGAAGCAGTAAAATATTATTTCTTATAGGAATTGTTGTTCTTATAATCTCAATCCCATTATTCTTATATAAAGAAGATTTTACCCTTTTAATTGATTCTGAAAAAATTGCTCATTTTGGAGATTTTATAGGAGGACTAATAGGTTCATTATGGTCCGCGGCTGCATTCATCCTTTTTTATGTGGCATTGAAGGATCAGCGTGAAGATATTCAAATAAATAGGGATACTTTAAGACAGCAAATTAAAGAATTTCAGCTGCAAACAAAAGAATTAGAAGATACACGATTGGTTCTTAAAGATCAGAATATAACTTTTAAAGTTCAGCAATTTGAAAATACTTTTTTTCAATTATTAAGATTGCATCATGAGATTATAGATAAGCTTACATTTGATATTAATGTGGGAGGTTTTACTACTGGTATAGCTGAAAAAAGATCTGTTTTTAAATCAATAGCCAATAAAACGGAAGGATTAATTCGTTCGAAAAATAGCGTAAAGTCTCCAGATGGTTTTGGTGGCATTATTAATACTCCTGATACCCCACCACTAACCGAAATAGCAAATGAAAGACTCGATAAAATTTTTGAAGAGGATTTAGATGAATTATACCAAGAGGCTTTAAGCCATTATTTTAGAAATTTATACCACATTTTTAAATTTATTCATTTATCTGACTTAATTGAAAACAATCGTAAAAAATTTTATTCATCAATCGTTCGAGCTCAGTTGAGTAGCGATGAACTTTTTTTGATTTTTTATAACTCTATTTGTGGGCGAGGCTATCCTAGGTTTCTTTTCTTTATAAAAGAATACAATCTTCTTGAGAATTTCGATTTTAAAAGAATTTACGAATTTCCTTTTCATTCCAAAATTTATGAATCGAAATTAAATGATTTAAAATCTGACTTGGAATTAAACTAA